Sequence from the Methanoculleus sp. SDB genome:
ATCCGGAAATTATGGTTTTCAGGACGAATCTGAAGACCGGTGACGGCGTCGGAGCGGTCGTCGACGCCATACTCGGCTGATCAGTGGAGTTAAATACGTCTGATGGGAATATATATAGCACTTCAAAGGGAACAGGCCCGAAGTCGTATCCGTTCAGGACACCTCCTTCCGGCGCCATCCCTGATGAAAAAATAGTTTTTACCAAAGTGGTGATCGTATGCAGTGGCAAGGCAGATCCGTAAGAAAGGCAACCGGAGGCCGCATCAGGCTGGCACGGGGAAAGAGACGCGTTGAGATTGGCAGGGCACCCGCCGACACCCATATCGGTGAGGACCGGAACAGGATTATCCGGACGCGGGGAGGAAACCACAAGGTTCGTGCGCTCCGCGCCGAGTTCGCGAACGTGGCCGACCCGAAGACCGGTGAGACGAAGAGGGTCCGGATGGAGACGGTCGAAGCGAACACCGCCAACCCGAACTACGTGCGCCGGAACCTTCTCACGAAGGGCGCAATTATCAAAACCGAAATCGGACGTGCACGGATCGTTAGCCGTCCCGGACAGGACGGCATCATATGTGCCGTTCTCGTCGAGTAAACCCAATATTTTTTTTAGCGGGATCCTGAAGCGGATCTCTTACTATGATGGCGGGGCATTCCATGGCCCCGTGAGCGGCTGGTTCTCAGAGACCCGGACCCGCCGGGAGAGTATGCGGTGGCGGCAGCCGATGAGTGGGGATCAGAGGCCCTTTAACTTTACAAGCGCACGGTCAAGCGCCCGCCCGAGCTCCCCTGCCGCTTTGTCAAGCCCT
This genomic interval carries:
- a CDS encoding 30S ribosomal protein S8e; amino-acid sequence: MQWQGRSVRKATGGRIRLARGKRRVEIGRAPADTHIGEDRNRIIRTRGGNHKVRALRAEFANVADPKTGETKRVRMETVEANTANPNYVRRNLLTKGAIIKTEIGRARIVSRPGQDGIICAVLVE